A part of Paenibacillus sp. 481 genomic DNA contains:
- a CDS encoding winged helix-turn-helix domain-containing protein, which translates to MPKCNERYEPVMNKIAQGDNQPEIDALEGAGEVCVSTHRIVIISPHPSSLHELVGELSAQCCDVLVFHKFSQHVLAKLQLDALIIDQPFDIAALGQYRNTIDASIPICYLVPAQDGRQCGERLLAEDAVFGITWPKRVQTVWSQVERIIEQNGMSDAKRMDQGQATFKDLVIDYRRFVVMKEQVRIELTRTEFDLLKVLLAADGSTLSRQEIMDQIWGEHYFGGSNIVDVHVKSLRQKLGDDSKKPRYISTVRGVGYRIADDI; encoded by the coding sequence ATGCCAAAATGCAACGAAAGATACGAACCTGTGATGAATAAGATTGCACAAGGAGATAATCAGCCGGAAATCGATGCCCTTGAAGGAGCAGGTGAGGTGTGTGTGTCTACTCACCGAATCGTCATCATTAGTCCGCATCCCTCCTCTTTGCATGAGCTTGTAGGCGAATTAAGTGCTCAATGCTGCGATGTGCTTGTATTTCATAAATTTAGCCAACATGTGCTGGCTAAGCTTCAATTAGATGCTTTAATTATTGATCAGCCGTTCGATATAGCCGCATTAGGCCAATATCGCAATACGATTGACGCGAGCATCCCAATCTGTTATCTCGTTCCGGCGCAAGATGGACGGCAGTGTGGCGAGCGTTTGCTGGCCGAGGATGCTGTATTTGGCATCACATGGCCTAAAAGGGTCCAGACGGTCTGGTCGCAAGTTGAGCGCATCATAGAGCAAAACGGGATGTCAGATGCTAAACGTATGGACCAAGGTCAAGCTACATTTAAAGACTTGGTGATTGATTATCGCCGTTTTGTGGTGATGAAAGAACAAGTTCGGATTGAATTGACGAGAACCGAATTTGATTTGCTTAAAGTGTTGCTGGCAGCCGACGGCTCGACCCTTTCCCGCCAGGAAATTATGGATCAGATCTGGGGCGAGCACTATTTTGGAGGCAGCAACATCGTAGACGTGCATGTCAAAAGCTTGCGTCAAAAGCTAGGTGACGATTCAAAAAAGCCGCGCTATATCTCAACCGTGCGCGGTGTTGGTTATCGGATTGCGGATGATATTTAG
- a CDS encoding Fur family transcriptional regulator produces MTRKGLLTTQRKVIYEIVKQAKDHPTAADIMERLKQGGYSFAYGTVYNSLRYLTEAGMIRELQLEGDASRYDGHVEDHQHVICRLCGKVDEVYTVVPTDWVATVANETGYDIEMEHVVFKGVCPQCQNATKDTNL; encoded by the coding sequence ATGACTAGAAAAGGCTTGCTGACAACGCAACGTAAAGTCATTTATGAAATAGTCAAACAAGCGAAAGACCACCCAACAGCTGCTGATATTATGGAGCGACTTAAACAGGGAGGCTATAGCTTTGCTTACGGTACGGTATACAATTCTTTACGATATTTAACGGAGGCAGGCATGATTCGCGAACTACAATTAGAAGGCGATGCTAGCCGTTACGACGGGCATGTTGAAGATCATCAGCACGTTATTTGCCGCTTATGCGGTAAAGTTGACGAAGTGTATACGGTCGTCCCTACCGATTGGGTAGCTACTGTAGCAAATGAAACGGGCTATGACATTGAGATGGAGCATGTTGTATTTAAAGGAGTGTGCCCCCAATGCCAAAATGCAACGAAAGATACGAACCTGTGA
- a CDS encoding TIGR02679 domain-containing protein, which translates to MELLNRKTAQGYYSDHLLENLLFAVFNKYKGQNGVRGNARFIVQTQAEAERLQDYFGNRVKQLIVPGAEVEVHLTIFAEELEQGYGLSIPELYEVLYSKQLLTKREQKNLKLTGWSDLFVQVEQGFINKFKLSTTDLEEFTHKTFNWFYRLKNAESKGYGVLRNVFDKGASAYSDLLICLSALWHLLMRKEEMLKEKGISTGKIRLPYFAEHVTKDSHAFDKKNAVGRLVWHALYDIHIQRLKLNGVGKNDITVVPNYLFERQIYRNFDVRDDDLSSISHVFVPHLINGTSPRTLNLREIEEIEQLPKYSSIYIIENPSTISHLVDETINYLNTNRLSLQQLPLDFPVLLCTIGQSRTASKVFIEKCLASNPDCIIYYSGDLDFPGIQMLYGMRNQFSAQFYAWRMDPFIYRKYVTPKSKPLSDEELKFLEKSEGRLEKEMVQIGAKVYQESFGKELTEDWIKVIREVI; encoded by the coding sequence ATGGAACTCTTGAATCGTAAAACAGCTCAGGGATATTACTCAGACCATTTACTTGAAAATTTGCTGTTTGCAGTGTTTAACAAATACAAGGGACAAAATGGTGTAAGGGGAAACGCTCGTTTTATAGTACAAACACAGGCTGAGGCTGAAAGGTTGCAGGACTATTTTGGAAATCGTGTTAAGCAATTGATTGTTCCAGGGGCAGAAGTTGAAGTACATTTGACGATTTTTGCTGAAGAATTAGAGCAGGGATATGGATTATCAATTCCCGAATTATATGAAGTGTTATATAGCAAGCAATTGCTCACAAAACGTGAACAAAAAAACTTGAAATTAACGGGTTGGTCCGATCTTTTCGTTCAAGTTGAGCAAGGTTTTATTAATAAATTCAAACTTTCTACAACAGATCTTGAAGAGTTTACTCACAAGACATTTAACTGGTTCTATAGATTGAAGAATGCAGAATCTAAAGGTTACGGGGTATTAAGAAATGTTTTTGATAAAGGTGCTAGTGCGTACTCCGATCTGCTTATTTGTTTAAGTGCCTTATGGCATCTACTTATGAGAAAAGAGGAAATGCTTAAAGAAAAGGGTATATCTACTGGGAAAATAAGATTACCTTACTTTGCAGAACATGTTACGAAGGATTCACATGCCTTTGATAAAAAAAACGCAGTAGGAAGATTAGTGTGGCATGCTCTTTATGACATACATATCCAGAGATTAAAGCTGAATGGAGTCGGGAAAAACGATATAACAGTCGTTCCCAATTATTTGTTTGAGCGTCAAATTTATAGGAACTTTGATGTTAGGGATGATGATCTAAGTTCTATTTCGCACGTTTTCGTCCCCCATCTGATAAACGGTACATCTCCTCGTACCTTAAATTTGCGAGAGATTGAGGAAATTGAACAGCTTCCAAAGTATTCTTCAATATATATTATTGAGAATCCATCTACGATATCTCATCTCGTAGATGAAACTATTAACTATCTCAACACAAATAGACTTTCTCTACAGCAACTTCCGTTAGATTTTCCAGTCCTTCTTTGTACCATTGGGCAATCAAGAACGGCTTCGAAAGTTTTTATCGAAAAATGCCTTGCTTCAAATCCGGATTGCATTATTTACTACTCCGGCGATCTTGATTTCCCAGGTATACAAATGTTATACGGAATGAGAAATCAATTCTCAGCACAATTTTATGCCTGGCGAATGGATCCTTTTATATACCGTAAGTATGTTACTCCAAAAAGTAAACCTTTATCAGACGAGGAATTGAAATTCCTTGAAAAAAGTGAAGGTCGTTTGGAAAAAGAGATGGTACAGATTGGAGCCAAAGTTTATCAGGAATCGTTTGGTAAAGAGTTGACAGAAGATTGGATTAAGGTCATACGTGAAGTGATTTAA
- a CDS encoding DedA family protein: MEQLLLDFIMWFKQLSYFGVILSLTFEFVPAELVLPLVGYWVYEGDMKFWLAVLAGNIGGVLGPLTLYALGRYGGRPVILKYGKYFLVREKEINKADHFFEKYGAGVAFFGRFIPGVRTAVSIPCGMAKMSVSKFCIYTFCAMLPVTTLYVYLGFKLGPKWKEVGPLAKQYMTPAAIVVVGGLLLYAGYKLWQSKRTAAK; encoded by the coding sequence ATGGAACAGTTGCTATTAGATTTTATTATGTGGTTTAAGCAGTTATCTTACTTTGGAGTCATACTTTCGCTTACGTTCGAATTTGTACCTGCCGAATTGGTTCTGCCATTAGTAGGTTACTGGGTATACGAAGGTGATATGAAGTTTTGGCTCGCTGTACTCGCCGGTAACATCGGTGGCGTGCTCGGCCCGCTGACTTTATATGCATTAGGTCGCTACGGTGGTCGTCCCGTTATTTTGAAGTATGGGAAGTACTTTCTCGTCCGTGAGAAGGAAATTAATAAAGCAGATCATTTTTTTGAAAAATACGGTGCTGGAGTAGCCTTCTTTGGACGTTTCATCCCAGGAGTGCGTACCGCTGTTTCCATTCCGTGTGGAATGGCTAAAATGAGCGTCTCTAAGTTCTGCATCTATACGTTCTGCGCCATGCTTCCGGTAACGACTTTGTACGTCTATTTGGGCTTTAAACTGGGTCCCAAATGGAAAGAAGTCGGACCTTTAGCGAAGCAGTATATGACACCGGCAGCGATTGTTGTCGTCGGTGGCCTGCTCTTGTATGCTGGCTACAAGTTGTGGCAGAGCAAACGGACTGCGGCGAAATAA
- a CDS encoding methyl-accepting chemotaxis protein, with amino-acid sequence MLDKLTQSFKRSLAKKTLTLLLVFVLVPTLALTFTLTNIAAEHSKSLLLDEVSQATTIITGTLDQAYNDYAHTLDGIVASMTADRINPTFLNNRVRDVARDTNQLLAVFVSYENQYAESTGQVKQGFDPKSRYWYKEAVKHKGKTVISTPYKDSVTGKTVITFSKTLNGGKGVAGIDVTIDNLNEMIKTVKVGKTGYITLLDKENTVLSHPRIKPGTKLTDAKYEPFLKQQSGNLPLEVNGSEAYVSFDKNNKLQLNIVSVLQWSEIIEMANTLFMTALGFIALLIVLIGVFCWSFFRQVIKPISHLKVKTDRIAAGDLSVHNEEHVGRARTDEIGQLQVNFNQMSVSLAQMLKQISDASETIAASSEELSANSEQNVSTIQQVAASIEEASAKSGETNERLEQVKHMATYSGTELHQVAQLVTGASAASTEINLWAADGEQALKKAGTQMETIMTQTSQAKLETESLNDEAQQINGMVVFIREVAAQTQLLALNAAIEAAHAGEHGRGFAVVAGEIRKLAEQTVGAAAKITGIVAQIQQRSQAVALTMQSNVDAVTTGHQLTTEVTSMLANVFGAIEEMNSQLKHVAGVSDRLSQSNRSMLDSFETASQLTNETAQEVEMVAAASEEQSASMQEIAASANHLASIADEMRRLTAGFKL; translated from the coding sequence ATGTTAGACAAACTTACACAATCTTTTAAACGTTCGTTAGCCAAAAAGACGCTCACTTTGCTGTTAGTGTTTGTATTAGTACCAACGCTAGCCCTTACGTTTACGCTAACGAACATTGCCGCAGAGCACTCCAAATCGCTGCTGCTGGACGAAGTGTCGCAGGCGACGACAATCATTACAGGCACACTAGACCAAGCGTATAATGATTATGCCCATACGTTGGATGGTATCGTAGCGAGTATGACGGCGGATCGCATCAATCCAACTTTTTTGAACAATCGTGTGAGAGATGTGGCGCGGGATACGAATCAACTGTTGGCGGTTTTTGTTTCTTATGAGAACCAATACGCGGAAAGTACAGGACAAGTAAAGCAAGGGTTTGATCCCAAGTCACGTTACTGGTATAAAGAAGCGGTCAAACATAAAGGGAAAACGGTCATCTCAACACCGTATAAGGACTCGGTCACGGGAAAGACGGTCATTACGTTCTCGAAAACGTTGAACGGCGGCAAAGGGGTAGCCGGAATCGACGTTACAATTGACAACTTAAATGAAATGATTAAGACCGTAAAGGTAGGGAAAACAGGGTATATTACCTTGCTTGACAAGGAAAATACAGTGCTTTCCCACCCAAGAATAAAGCCAGGTACGAAGCTGACAGACGCAAAGTACGAGCCATTTTTGAAGCAGCAGAGTGGCAATTTACCGCTCGAAGTTAACGGGAGTGAAGCGTACGTCAGCTTTGATAAGAATAACAAGTTGCAGTTGAACATCGTATCCGTGCTGCAATGGTCTGAGATTATCGAGATGGCGAACACGTTATTTATGACAGCACTTGGCTTCATCGCATTGTTGATCGTGTTGATTGGCGTATTTTGCTGGTCATTTTTCAGACAAGTTATTAAACCGATATCTCATTTAAAAGTAAAAACGGATCGCATTGCCGCAGGAGATTTGTCTGTCCATAATGAAGAGCATGTAGGCCGAGCAAGAACGGATGAAATTGGCCAATTGCAAGTGAACTTCAATCAGATGTCGGTATCGTTGGCTCAAATGCTGAAGCAAATTAGCGACGCTTCTGAAACGATAGCAGCTTCATCTGAAGAGCTATCCGCGAATTCGGAGCAAAATGTAAGCACGATTCAGCAGGTTGCTGCCTCGATTGAAGAAGCTTCTGCTAAATCAGGCGAGACGAATGAGCGCTTGGAGCAGGTCAAGCATATGGCGACCTATTCAGGCACAGAGCTGCATCAAGTAGCGCAGCTAGTTACAGGAGCTTCGGCGGCTTCCACGGAAATCAATTTGTGGGCGGCCGACGGCGAGCAGGCATTGAAAAAGGCTGGCACGCAAATGGAAACGATTATGACGCAAACGTCGCAAGCGAAGCTGGAAACGGAGTCTTTGAACGATGAAGCCCAGCAAATTAACGGCATGGTCGTCTTTATTCGCGAGGTAGCCGCACAGACGCAGCTACTAGCACTGAATGCAGCGATTGAAGCTGCACATGCTGGCGAGCACGGCAGAGGGTTTGCTGTCGTAGCAGGTGAAATCCGTAAGCTTGCCGAGCAAACAGTTGGTGCCGCGGCTAAAATTACGGGCATTGTCGCGCAAATTCAGCAACGTTCGCAAGCTGTAGCATTAACGATGCAGAGCAATGTAGACGCCGTCACAACAGGCCATCAATTAACGACTGAAGTGACGAGTATGTTGGCGAACGTCTTTGGGGCGATTGAGGAAATGAACAGCCAATTGAAGCATGTGGCTGGTGTTAGTGACCGCCTGTCACAGTCGAATCGGTCGATGCTTGATTCTTTTGAGACAGCAAGCCAATTGACGAATGAGACTGCACAGGAAGTCGAAATGGTTGCTGCTGCAAGTGAAGAGCAGAGCGCATCGATGCAGGAAATTGCTGCGTCAGCTAATCATCTTGCAAGCATCGCGGACGAGATGCGCAGGCTGACAGCAGGCTTCAAACTTTAA
- a CDS encoding catalase: protein MNERPVLTTNQGAPVGDNQHSRTAGQNGPTLLEDYHLLEKLAHFDRERIPERVVHARGAGAHGVFVVENSMKPFTKAAFLQEVGKETPLFVRFSTVIHSSGSPETARDPRGFSVKLYTEEGNYDIVGNHLPVFFIRDAMKFPDMVHSLKPAPDTNIQTPDRYWDFMTLTPESTHMLTWLFSDYGIPANYREMEGFSVHSFKWINAAGKVTYVKYRWNPQQGVRNLSAAEASEIQGKDFSHATRDLFDRIQQGQFPKWDLEVQMMAPETFDTLDFDPLDPTKVWPEAQFPYHKIGTMTLNRNPDNYFAEVEQSAFSPSVLVPGVEPSEDKLLQGRLFSYPDTQRHRLGANYVQIPINCPYAPVRNNQRDGLMQTKQQPSTINYEPNRYEQEPKEAPHYRDSEASIHAPTTRRRIEKPNDFAQAGERYRSYSAEERDHLIDNLVNDLQHVHEKTKMLAICNFFRADHEYGTRLAQGLGVDISEYLSMFK, encoded by the coding sequence ATGAATGAGAGACCAGTGTTAACGACAAATCAAGGCGCTCCTGTTGGTGACAACCAGCATTCGCGCACTGCTGGCCAGAACGGCCCCACTTTACTTGAGGATTATCATTTGCTTGAAAAATTGGCCCATTTTGATCGCGAGCGTATTCCAGAGCGTGTCGTGCATGCTAGGGGTGCTGGCGCTCACGGGGTGTTCGTGGTTGAGAACAGTATGAAACCATTTACGAAGGCAGCATTTTTGCAAGAAGTAGGCAAAGAAACGCCGCTATTCGTTCGTTTTTCAACGGTTATACATTCATCCGGTTCACCTGAAACAGCCCGTGATCCACGAGGATTTTCTGTAAAACTGTATACCGAAGAGGGCAACTACGATATTGTAGGCAACCATTTGCCTGTCTTTTTCATCCGCGATGCTATGAAGTTTCCTGATATGGTCCATTCATTAAAACCAGCTCCTGACACAAACATCCAAACCCCAGATCGATACTGGGATTTCATGACATTAACACCAGAATCGACGCATATGCTGACTTGGTTGTTCTCTGATTATGGAATTCCGGCCAATTATCGCGAGATGGAAGGATTCAGTGTTCACTCCTTTAAATGGATTAATGCAGCAGGAAAAGTGACTTACGTCAAATATCGCTGGAATCCACAGCAAGGCGTGCGCAATTTGAGCGCTGCTGAAGCAAGTGAAATACAAGGAAAAGATTTTAGTCATGCGACACGTGATTTGTTTGACCGTATTCAACAAGGACAATTTCCAAAGTGGGATCTGGAAGTGCAGATGATGGCGCCAGAAACGTTTGATACGTTAGACTTCGATCCACTCGATCCGACAAAAGTTTGGCCCGAAGCACAGTTCCCGTATCACAAAATCGGTACGATGACGCTCAATCGAAATCCGGATAACTATTTCGCTGAAGTGGAACAATCGGCATTCTCACCTAGTGTACTCGTTCCAGGTGTAGAGCCGTCGGAAGATAAATTGCTGCAAGGCCGTTTGTTCTCTTACCCAGATACACAGCGTCATCGCCTTGGTGCTAACTATGTGCAAATTCCAATTAATTGCCCGTACGCTCCGGTACGCAACAATCAGCGTGATGGATTGATGCAAACGAAGCAACAACCATCTACGATTAATTATGAACCAAACCGATATGAGCAAGAGCCGAAAGAGGCTCCCCACTATCGCGACAGCGAAGCATCCATTCATGCTCCCACTACGCGTCGTCGTATTGAGAAACCGAATGACTTTGCTCAGGCTGGCGAACGCTACCGTTCTTATTCAGCTGAAGAACGTGATCATTTAATCGACAATCTGGTAAATGATTTACAGCATGTGCATGAGAAAACAAAAATGCTTGCCATTTGCAACTTCTTCCGTGCCGATCATGAATACGGCACACGACTTGCGCAAGGACTTGGCGTCGATATTTCTGAATATTTATCTATGTTTAAGTAA